In Halorhabdus rudnickae, the following proteins share a genomic window:
- a CDS encoding ABC transporter substrate-binding protein: MTDVRAPTDGDAVVTRRKCLASTTALLGSGLLAGCLGGGDGTDTPTGAAQTDGEPTATTTPTPTGGTSTQTAQQNGDDATGAYSVSMAPMGEVTFEDTPDDIFTILNPYAEMALMLGRGEDVNAVYAVEYVDSLMTAFTAPLEGVSVDWSDCYGSWNPSKEKLYDLDSDVHFADPAHVVTMGKWERQDVEEVAENAAPWFGNTFSAGHGQPPESYADSYEYYTLWETFGRAASVLRERQRYEALRAEHDSLISTISEGLPPESERPTVTMILPSTNDDTMWVYDVNGPGYHAAHTRPLGAVDAFAADGGVESGTQIDYEELLAADPDVLLILGGVVDAHDMPAIRETLADDPVASSVAAVENDRIYAQGGRHQGPLLNLFQLEMGAKQLYPEQFGAWPHYESGPYPDLAADEQLFEHDQVAQTIRGD, encoded by the coding sequence ATGACTGACGTGCGAGCTCCGACGGACGGGGATGCTGTGGTAACCCGCCGGAAGTGTCTCGCAAGCACGACGGCACTCCTCGGTAGTGGTCTACTCGCTGGCTGTCTGGGCGGGGGAGACGGGACTGACACGCCGACAGGAGCGGCCCAGACTGACGGCGAACCGACGGCGACCACTACGCCGACACCGACCGGGGGCACCTCGACACAGACCGCACAGCAGAACGGCGATGACGCAACCGGCGCGTATTCTGTCTCGATGGCTCCGATGGGCGAGGTCACCTTCGAGGATACGCCCGACGACATCTTCACGATCCTGAATCCCTACGCCGAGATGGCCCTCATGCTCGGCCGTGGCGAAGACGTCAACGCCGTCTACGCCGTCGAGTACGTGGACTCGCTGATGACTGCGTTCACCGCTCCACTCGAGGGTGTCTCCGTCGACTGGAGCGACTGTTATGGCTCCTGGAACCCGAGCAAGGAGAAGCTCTACGACCTGGACAGCGATGTCCACTTCGCCGATCCTGCTCACGTGGTCACGATGGGCAAATGGGAACGTCAAGACGTCGAGGAGGTCGCCGAGAACGCCGCGCCGTGGTTCGGAAACACGTTTAGCGCCGGTCACGGTCAGCCGCCCGAATCCTACGCCGACAGCTACGAATATTACACGCTCTGGGAAACCTTCGGCCGCGCCGCTTCGGTCCTCCGGGAACGGCAGCGTTACGAGGCGTTGCGTGCCGAACACGATTCGCTGATCTCGACGATCAGCGAGGGGTTGCCCCCGGAATCGGAGCGCCCGACAGTCACGATGATACTCCCCTCGACGAACGACGACACGATGTGGGTCTACGACGTGAACGGTCCAGGGTATCACGCCGCCCACACCCGGCCGCTCGGCGCGGTCGACGCCTTCGCCGCCGACGGTGGCGTCGAGAGTGGCACCCAGATCGACTACGAGGAACTCCTCGCGGCTGATCCGGACGTTCTTTTGATCCTCGGTGGCGTGGTCGACGCCCACGACATGCCCGCGATCCGGGAGACGCTTGCGGACGATCCCGTCGCGAGTTCGGTCGCTGCTGTCGAGAACGACCGGATCTACGCCCAGGGCGGGAGGCATCAGGGTCCCCTGCTGAATCTCTTCCAGCTTGAGATGGGTGCCAAACAGCTCTATCCCGAGCAGTTCGG
- a CDS encoding ABC transporter substrate-binding protein, whose amino-acid sequence MGRKSDTAGTSTRREYLRYGGAVIGGGLLAGCLGGEGDTPAGTETDTTTTMETTAESDPTTMAETTGTETPAASSYSVSMVPVGDVTFEGVPETWVTNNGSWADMGIALGQDPPAGVWLPSRYHTHYYDEIPGVSVDKSSIERLSQDGVSKERFFAIDADVHVIDPNFITNRFKWTDDDVAEVERDVGPFFGNSIFSRNYSWHDDYRYYTLLAAFEKLAAVFDERERFEAFASIHDDFQTALAPAVPGLGERPAAAVLWAGGDEPEQFYPYVIDEGTSFKHLRDLGVRDALANTDVKDFHSSRGVIDFETLLSIDPTVILLRGQEAKSRDEFRDTVVTFLEDHPVASQLTAVENGDVYRAGPLYQGPITNLVVTERLARNLYGFEGQLFDRERVAAVVAGEF is encoded by the coding sequence ATGGGTCGCAAGTCAGACACTGCTGGAACGTCGACGCGTCGTGAGTACCTCCGATACGGCGGGGCAGTGATCGGCGGTGGATTGCTCGCCGGCTGTCTCGGCGGTGAAGGCGACACGCCCGCGGGGACGGAGACCGACACCACCACAACGATGGAGACGACGGCGGAGTCCGACCCCACGACTATGGCGGAGACGACCGGGACTGAAACGCCGGCAGCGTCGTCGTACTCGGTGTCGATGGTCCCGGTCGGCGACGTCACCTTCGAGGGAGTACCCGAGACCTGGGTCACGAACAACGGCAGCTGGGCGGACATGGGGATTGCGCTCGGGCAGGACCCACCGGCGGGCGTGTGGCTTCCGAGCCGGTATCACACCCACTACTACGACGAGATTCCGGGCGTCTCCGTGGACAAATCGAGTATCGAACGCCTTTCTCAGGACGGCGTCAGCAAGGAGCGCTTTTTCGCGATCGACGCCGACGTCCACGTGATCGACCCGAACTTCATCACAAACCGGTTTAAGTGGACTGACGATGACGTCGCTGAGGTCGAGCGGGACGTCGGTCCCTTCTTTGGCAACAGCATCTTCTCACGGAATTACTCCTGGCACGACGATTACCGCTACTACACGCTCCTTGCGGCCTTCGAGAAGCTCGCGGCAGTCTTCGACGAACGCGAGCGCTTCGAGGCATTCGCCTCGATTCATGACGACTTCCAGACTGCGCTCGCACCCGCCGTTCCCGGACTCGGCGAGCGACCCGCGGCGGCGGTCCTCTGGGCCGGTGGCGACGAACCCGAGCAGTTCTACCCGTACGTCATCGACGAGGGAACGAGTTTCAAGCACCTGCGCGACCTCGGCGTCAGGGACGCACTGGCAAATACGGACGTCAAGGATTTCCACAGTTCCCGTGGGGTCATCGACTTCGAAACGCTGCTGTCGATCGATCCGACGGTCATTCTGTTGCGTGGCCAGGAGGCCAAATCCCGCGATGAGTTCCGTGACACCGTCGTGACGTTCCTCGAAGATCACCCGGTCGCGAGTCAGTTGACAGCCGTCGAGAACGGTGACGTCTACCGCGCGGGTCCGCTGTATCAAGGCCCCATCACAAATCTCGTCGTCACTGAGCGCCTGGCCCGGAACCTGTACGGTTTCGAGGGACAGCTCTTCGACCGCGAGCGCGTCGCCGCGGTCGTCGCCGGGGAGTTCTGA
- the pdo gene encoding protein disulfide oxidoreductase produces MSILDEDDKSEVSEMLDEMDEPIDVHVFTEEDCQYCEETVELLEDVDALTELSDLYVHDMGDPLAAEMGADRYDGGPVTIITREAVSGVRYFGIPSGQEFSSFLQDILAVSTGETGLDESVRTDLDEIDEPVEITVFVTPTCPHCPRAVQTAHSLAIENEHVEANSIESQEFMDLSEEFGVRGVPQINVNGTDGEFTGALPPAQFLQQVKQAL; encoded by the coding sequence ATGTCGATACTGGACGAGGACGATAAATCCGAAGTGTCGGAGATGCTCGACGAGATGGACGAACCGATCGACGTGCACGTCTTCACGGAGGAAGACTGCCAGTATTGTGAGGAGACAGTCGAACTGCTCGAAGACGTAGACGCGTTGACCGAGTTGAGTGATCTGTACGTCCACGACATGGGCGATCCGCTGGCCGCCGAGATGGGGGCCGACCGCTACGACGGCGGACCGGTGACAATCATCACGCGCGAGGCTGTCTCGGGTGTCCGGTACTTCGGAATCCCCTCTGGCCAGGAGTTCAGTTCGTTCCTGCAGGACATCCTTGCCGTCTCGACCGGCGAGACGGGACTAGACGAGAGCGTCCGGACGGATCTGGACGAGATCGACGAACCCGTCGAGATCACCGTGTTCGTCACGCCGACCTGTCCGCACTGCCCGCGGGCGGTCCAGACGGCCCACAGCCTCGCCATCGAGAACGAGCACGTCGAGGCAAACTCTATCGAGTCCCAGGAGTTCATGGATCTCTCCGAAGAGTTCGGCGTCCGTGGCGTCCCCCAGATCAACGTCAACGGGACCGACGGCGAGTTCACGGGTGCGCTACCGCCGGCTCAGTTCCTCCAGCAAGTCAAACAGGCCCTCTGA
- a CDS encoding NAD-dependent epimerase/dehydratase family protein — translation MDTLIIGGTGIISTGITRQLVEAGHDVTIFNRGETEIEIPDEVTRIHGDRFDYDAFEAALDDVDVGAVIDMMCFTPEDAASDIRAFGGEIEQLLFTSTIDVYARPPERNPVTEAFAREPAVSEYGEQKAATEDRFREAEGNGAFDVTIIRPWATYGEGGHIWHTFGSDPYYVERIRQGKPIVVHGDGTSLWGPCHRDDVAAAYVNAVGNESAYGETYHVTSEENISWNQYHRRVAAALDAPKPELVHIPTDVLQSVAPDRTESLLDHFQFSTVFDNSKAKRDLDFEYTIDFETGVERTVAWLENHDRIDVGEGDTFEDALIDAWRESTDDFRERFEWES, via the coding sequence ATGGACACACTCATCATCGGCGGAACCGGGATCATCTCGACCGGCATCACCCGCCAACTCGTCGAGGCGGGCCACGACGTGACGATCTTCAACCGCGGTGAAACGGAGATCGAGATTCCCGACGAAGTCACGCGGATTCACGGCGATCGGTTCGACTACGACGCCTTCGAGGCGGCACTCGATGACGTCGATGTCGGCGCTGTTATCGACATGATGTGTTTCACGCCCGAGGACGCGGCGAGCGACATCCGGGCTTTCGGGGGCGAGATCGAACAGTTGCTCTTCACGAGCACGATCGACGTTTACGCGCGCCCACCAGAGCGAAACCCAGTCACCGAAGCGTTCGCGCGAGAGCCAGCAGTCAGCGAGTACGGCGAGCAAAAGGCCGCCACAGAGGACCGGTTTCGAGAAGCCGAAGGCAACGGAGCCTTCGACGTGACGATCATCCGTCCCTGGGCGACCTACGGCGAGGGCGGCCACATCTGGCACACCTTCGGCAGCGATCCCTACTACGTCGAGCGAATCCGACAGGGGAAACCGATCGTCGTTCACGGCGACGGCACGTCGCTATGGGGGCCGTGCCACCGCGACGACGTCGCGGCGGCGTACGTCAACGCCGTCGGCAACGAGAGTGCCTACGGCGAAACGTATCACGTCACCAGCGAGGAGAACATCAGCTGGAACCAGTATCACCGCCGGGTGGCGGCGGCGCTCGACGCGCCCAAACCGGAGCTCGTTCACATCCCAACGGACGTCCTGCAGTCAGTGGCACCTGATCGGACCGAGAGTCTACTGGATCACTTCCAGTTCAGTACGGTGTTCGACAACAGCAAAGCCAAGCGCGATCTAGACTTCGAGTACACGATCGACTTCGAGACGGGCGTCGAGCGGACGGTTGCGTGGCTCGAAAACCACGACCGGATCGACGTGGGCGAGGGTGACACCTTCGAGGACGCGCTGATCGACGCCTGGCGAGAGAGTACCGACGATTTCCGCGAGCGCTTCGAGTGGGAGAGCTAG
- a CDS encoding Rrf2 family transcriptional regulator, giving the protein MDDAPVDLSPPDRNALTVLVNEYDEVEGPVKSTRLAERVDRTEGSVKNQMRKLGSLGLVESVPGPQGGYEPTELAFRVLDRKPGDDQENVVLAQNFQRLDVTVDGITLTNVHHPTECRARIHFQQLLADVEIGDPIVVGPTPEYDLVVLGEVTDILGTGDELMVDVGEMQAPFEE; this is encoded by the coding sequence ATGGACGACGCTCCTGTCGACCTCTCGCCACCGGATCGGAACGCCCTGACCGTCCTCGTCAACGAGTACGACGAGGTCGAGGGGCCGGTAAAGAGCACGCGCCTCGCCGAGCGGGTCGACCGGACGGAGGGGTCGGTGAAAAACCAGATGCGGAAACTGGGGTCGCTCGGACTGGTCGAAAGTGTTCCCGGCCCGCAAGGCGGATACGAGCCGACTGAGTTGGCCTTTCGGGTTCTCGATCGCAAACCCGGCGACGACCAAGAGAACGTCGTCCTCGCCCAGAACTTCCAGCGGCTGGACGTCACTGTCGACGGGATCACGCTGACAAACGTCCACCATCCCACGGAATGTCGTGCGCGGATCCACTTCCAGCAACTACTCGCAGACGTCGAAATCGGCGATCCGATCGTCGTCGGACCGACACCAGAGTACGACCTCGTCGTCTTGGGAGAGGTCACCGACATACTGGGTACCGGCGACGAGCTCATGGTCGATGTCGGTGAGATGCAGGCACCTTTCGAGGAGTGA
- a CDS encoding hydrogenase maturation protease, with translation MDALLLGLGNDIKRDDVVGLEVTDALAERFGDRLDVETYTSGRLMLIQELSGYDHVFLIDAIKTDGGTPGDYYEFSPSEVEPSEDSGGLATHNVGLGTLQTLGEAMGQSMPSITIFAIEVANPFEYGEGMTDAVEAAVPDLIAEIGDDIEASLARSVPTSV, from the coding sequence ATGGACGCACTGCTACTCGGTCTGGGCAACGACATCAAGCGTGACGACGTGGTCGGTCTGGAGGTCACGGACGCGCTCGCCGAGCGCTTTGGCGACCGCCTGGACGTCGAGACCTACACCTCTGGTCGGCTCATGCTCATCCAGGAGCTCAGTGGCTACGACCACGTGTTTTTGATCGACGCGATAAAAACTGACGGCGGAACACCCGGTGACTACTACGAGTTCTCCCCGAGCGAGGTCGAACCCAGCGAAGACTCGGGCGGACTGGCGACTCACAACGTCGGGCTCGGCACGCTACAGACTCTCGGCGAGGCGATGGGACAATCGATGCCGTCGATTACGATTTTCGCCATCGAGGTCGCGAACCCCTTCGAGTACGGTGAGGGGATGACCGACGCCGTCGAGGCGGCCGTGCCGGATCTGATCGCGGAGATCGGCGACGACATCGAGGCGTCGCTCGCACGGAGCGTACCGACGTCGGTGTGA
- a CDS encoding Ni/Fe hydrogenase subunit alpha — MSKKEVIDPVTRVEGHGKITIHLDDEGSVEDAQFHVTEFRGFEEFVEGRPIWEMPEITARICGICPVSHQLAAAKAADDVMDANVPDGAHKLRELLHMGQVLQSHALSFFYLSSPDLVLGYDADPADRNIEGVLEENPQLAERGIDLRSFGQNVIAALGEKKVHPDFAVAGGVSNTLDREDGEALLEESEPLPTYLRETIDLLKDIFADMDDDTLDYATYPTGYMGLVTEEGGLEHYDGDIRLVDEAGDSLEEIDDGDYRDIIAERSKEWSYLKFPYYKEEGFEDGQYRVGPLARLNAVDDISTPQAREEWVEFMDAADGAVHERSTYYHWARLIEMLYCVERIQELLEDDDVYDGITNVPTTPKAGTGVGVIEAPRGTLIHEYTIDDGGTVENANFIVATTHNNGAMNRGVTSAAETFIDGPEIPEGILNKMESVIRCYDPCLSCSTHSIGEMPLELTLEQNGETLDEISR, encoded by the coding sequence ATGAGCAAGAAGGAAGTCATCGATCCGGTCACGCGCGTCGAGGGGCACGGCAAGATCACGATCCACCTCGACGACGAGGGGAGCGTCGAGGACGCACAGTTCCACGTCACGGAGTTCCGTGGCTTCGAGGAGTTCGTCGAGGGTCGCCCCATCTGGGAGATGCCCGAGATCACGGCTCGCATCTGTGGCATCTGTCCCGTCAGCCACCAGCTGGCGGCGGCAAAGGCTGCCGACGACGTCATGGACGCTAACGTGCCCGACGGCGCCCACAAACTCCGGGAACTACTCCATATGGGCCAGGTGCTCCAGAGTCACGCCCTGAGTTTCTTTTACCTCTCCAGTCCCGATCTGGTGCTGGGCTACGACGCCGACCCAGCCGATCGGAACATCGAGGGCGTCTTAGAGGAGAACCCACAGCTGGCCGAGCGCGGGATCGACCTGCGGAGTTTCGGGCAGAACGTCATCGCCGCGCTGGGCGAGAAGAAAGTCCACCCCGACTTCGCGGTCGCAGGCGGCGTCTCGAACACGCTCGATCGCGAGGACGGCGAGGCTTTGCTCGAAGAGAGCGAGCCGTTGCCGACCTATCTCCGGGAGACTATCGACCTCCTCAAGGACATCTTCGCGGACATGGACGACGACACGTTGGATTACGCCACCTACCCGACGGGCTACATGGGGTTGGTCACCGAGGAGGGTGGTCTCGAACACTACGACGGTGACATCCGGCTGGTCGACGAGGCCGGCGATTCTCTCGAAGAGATCGACGACGGTGACTACCGAGACATCATCGCCGAGCGATCCAAGGAGTGGAGCTACCTCAAGTTCCCCTACTACAAGGAGGAGGGCTTTGAGGACGGCCAGTACCGCGTCGGGCCGCTGGCTCGCCTGAACGCCGTCGACGACATTTCGACGCCCCAGGCCCGCGAGGAATGGGTCGAGTTCATGGACGCGGCCGACGGGGCAGTCCACGAACGCTCGACGTACTACCACTGGGCGCGCCTCATCGAGATGCTGTACTGCGTCGAGCGCATCCAGGAACTGCTCGAAGACGACGACGTCTACGACGGCATCACGAACGTCCCGACCACGCCGAAGGCGGGCACGGGCGTCGGCGTCATCGAGGCCCCGCGCGGAACGCTCATCCACGAGTACACCATCGACGACGGTGGCACAGTCGAGAACGCCAACTTCATCGTCGCCACCACGCACAACAACGGCGCGATGAACCGCGGGGTCACCTCCGCCGCCGAGACGTTCATCGACGGCCCGGAGATTCCCGAGGGTATCCTCAACAAGATGGAGAGCGTCATCCGGTGTTATGACCCCTGCCTGTCGTGTTCGACCCACTCCATCGGCGAGATGCCACTGGAACTCACCCTCGAACAGAACGGCGAGACGCTCGACGAAATCAGCCGCTGA
- a CDS encoding NADH-quinone oxidoreductase subunit B family protein has translation MSAQAEADTADDRTTVATVCLGGCSGCHMEFLNVDHGLVDLVEEVDIVASHMIVDEKGVPEADVGIAEGVVTNEENIEVAEELRENCDTVVAWGDCAALRGIMSLRNYQDRDEMLEETYMGEADEESEVPFGDDEGVPALLEEARPLDEFIDVDVYVPGCPPDADVMKESLEALARGETPEIEGDKLQYD, from the coding sequence ATGAGCGCACAGGCCGAAGCCGACACGGCCGACGACCGGACGACCGTCGCGACGGTGTGTCTGGGCGGCTGTTCGGGCTGTCACATGGAGTTCCTGAACGTCGATCACGGACTGGTCGATCTGGTCGAGGAGGTCGACATCGTCGCCAGTCACATGATCGTCGACGAGAAGGGCGTCCCCGAAGCCGACGTCGGCATCGCCGAGGGCGTCGTCACCAACGAGGAGAACATCGAGGTCGCTGAGGAATTGCGAGAGAACTGCGACACTGTCGTCGCCTGGGGCGACTGCGCCGCGTTGCGCGGAATCATGTCGCTTCGCAACTACCAGGATCGCGACGAGATGTTAGAGGAGACCTACATGGGCGAAGCCGACGAGGAGAGCGAAGTGCCCTTTGGCGACGACGAGGGCGTCCCGGCACTGCTCGAGGAGGCCCGACCGCTGGACGAGTTCATCGACGTCGATGTCTACGTTCCCGGGTGTCCACCCGACGCCGACGTGATGAAAGAGAGTCTCGAAGCGCTGGCTCGCGGGGAGACCCCCGAGATCGAAGGCGACAAACTGCAGTACGACTAA
- a CDS encoding 2Fe-2S iron-sulfur cluster-binding protein: MSKASNPEETVERDVTLTIDGQEVQAAEGETILEAADRAGIDIPTLCAHANLSNVGACRMCLVDIDGERRETACTTAVGEDMDVEFDTEALWDQRRSILELQFTEENHYCMYCEMEGDCELEDMFNRAGLDQDRFPLEYKDVEPDTSNEYITMDLDRCISCGRCIRSCEEVVGNETLNFGNRGKNTTIIADSGVPLGESSCTSCGSCVQACPTGSLYSPLSAYKGRERDCEVETTTCSECSVGCELEVFTNSGRIVKIEGSEDGEDGGQLCEMGRFELLADDRERIMEPRVDGDVVDLDAAIDRAGAELTAANAVNAVASDRLPTETLESFADAMDAIDADLEIPGAQRRATEASIHEELAAEGHEDLQAESIEDILDAEGIVVYDTSIVDSHPVAASYVRRAASDGAELVTVDGEEDQLERFSDDSLTVGSPLAQATAEAAGALADGGSASPVAGVAEAATRALDTEHGIVVLGPEIEDTEALIDAYGLAAMTDSQVVSLDRSANRADVAADGVEEPAEVAYLLAGDDRGDDLDRAIEVAREADTVITQATRESALTDIADVVIPALDWFEREGTIVDADGKQRAVDRVLDPRVEIDADREIIAELQEVGA, encoded by the coding sequence ATGAGCAAGGCATCTAACCCCGAGGAAACGGTCGAACGCGACGTCACGCTGACGATCGACGGCCAGGAGGTACAGGCAGCAGAAGGCGAGACGATTCTGGAGGCAGCCGACCGTGCGGGCATCGACATCCCGACGCTGTGTGCCCACGCGAACCTGTCGAACGTCGGCGCCTGCCGGATGTGTCTGGTCGATATCGACGGTGAGCGCCGCGAGACGGCCTGTACGACGGCCGTCGGCGAAGATATGGACGTCGAATTCGACACCGAAGCCCTCTGGGACCAGCGCCGGTCGATCCTCGAGTTGCAGTTCACCGAGGAAAACCACTACTGCATGTATTGCGAGATGGAGGGCGATTGCGAACTCGAGGACATGTTCAACCGCGCGGGGCTGGATCAGGATCGGTTCCCACTCGAGTACAAGGACGTCGAGCCGGACACCTCAAACGAGTACATTACGATGGATCTCGACCGCTGTATCAGCTGTGGTCGGTGTATCCGTTCCTGCGAAGAGGTCGTCGGCAACGAGACGCTGAACTTCGGCAACCGCGGAAAGAACACGACGATCATTGCCGATTCGGGCGTCCCGCTGGGCGAATCGTCGTGTACCTCCTGTGGGAGTTGTGTTCAGGCGTGTCCAACCGGATCGCTATACAGCCCGCTGTCGGCGTACAAAGGCCGCGAGCGGGACTGCGAAGTCGAGACGACGACCTGCAGCGAGTGCTCGGTCGGCTGTGAACTCGAGGTCTTCACCAACTCCGGCCGGATCGTCAAGATCGAGGGTAGCGAAGACGGCGAAGACGGCGGCCAGCTCTGTGAAATGGGCCGCTTCGAGTTGCTCGCCGACGATCGCGAACGCATCATGGAGCCCCGAGTCGACGGCGACGTCGTCGATCTCGACGCGGCGATCGATCGGGCCGGTGCGGAACTGACCGCGGCCAATGCGGTCAACGCTGTCGCCTCCGACCGGCTCCCCACCGAGACCCTGGAGTCGTTCGCCGATGCGATGGACGCCATCGACGCCGACTTGGAGATCCCCGGCGCACAGCGCCGGGCAACCGAGGCGTCGATCCACGAGGAACTGGCCGCCGAGGGCCACGAGGATCTGCAGGCCGAGTCGATCGAGGACATCCTCGACGCCGAGGGCATCGTCGTCTACGACACCTCGATCGTCGACAGTCATCCCGTCGCAGCTTCCTACGTTCGTCGGGCGGCAAGCGACGGTGCTGAACTGGTCACTGTCGACGGTGAGGAAGATCAGTTAGAACGGTTCAGTGACGATAGCCTGACGGTGGGATCGCCGCTCGCACAGGCCACCGCGGAAGCGGCCGGCGCACTCGCCGACGGCGGCAGCGCCTCGCCGGTTGCGGGCGTCGCGGAGGCAGCGACGCGCGCGCTCGATACCGAACACGGCATCGTCGTCCTCGGTCCCGAGATCGAGGACACCGAGGCGCTGATCGATGCCTACGGCCTGGCAGCGATGACCGACAGCCAGGTCGTGAGCCTCGATCGGAGTGCCAACCGCGCCGACGTCGCGGCCGACGGCGTCGAGGAACCGGCCGAGGTCGCGTACCTCCTGGCTGGCGACGACCGTGGTGACGATCTCGACCGCGCGATCGAGGTCGCCCGCGAGGCCGACACCGTGATCACCCAGGCCACTCGCGAGTCGGCGCTGACGGACATCGCCGACGTCGTGATCCCCGCCCTCGACTGGTTCGAGCGCGAGGGCACGATCGTCGACGCCGACGGCAAGCAGCGTGCAGTCGATCGCGTGCTCGACCCGCGGGTGGAGATCGATGCCGACCGTGAGATCATCGCGGAGCTACAGGAGGTGGGAGCATGA